The proteins below are encoded in one region of Tomitella fengzijianii:
- a CDS encoding MCE family protein: MTAGARPARRPWRVAAAVLGVLALFAAALWFVFLRGDDARRVVADFTHVEGIHPGSKVDVLGVPLGRVESVRPRGGAVRVTMTLREDVELPADVNAYVMNPSVISARFIELGPVYRGGARYSDGDVIPVARTHAPINWDELLGSFDTIADALGPDGGDVGSLIDQAAQVTDGLGASVHRAIEQVGSATSLIGARADQIGALVDDLDRIADALGARQGRIADTVRSLAALGDEMQRQDLDVGTPVTQLNSLFDRVGALLESRSDDVAGAIADARAVTGLLASKPANLAEFLDLTPLALQNIDRAIGPDERARLRLDVSSSGDQFAVTRRLCDEHPGPLCFAPGLTNPVPIPLSRSDPFGPLVERFGEEGR, from the coding sequence GTGACCGCCGGGGCACGGCCTGCGCGCCGTCCGTGGCGTGTCGCCGCGGCGGTGCTGGGCGTGCTGGCGCTGTTCGCGGCGGCGTTGTGGTTCGTGTTCCTCCGCGGGGACGACGCGCGCCGGGTCGTCGCCGATTTCACCCACGTCGAGGGCATCCACCCGGGAAGCAAGGTGGATGTGCTCGGCGTGCCGCTGGGCCGGGTCGAGTCGGTGCGGCCGCGTGGCGGCGCGGTGCGCGTGACGATGACGCTGCGCGAGGACGTCGAGCTGCCGGCCGACGTGAACGCCTATGTGATGAACCCGTCGGTGATCAGTGCGCGCTTCATAGAACTGGGCCCGGTCTACCGCGGCGGCGCCCGCTACTCCGACGGCGACGTCATCCCGGTGGCGCGGACCCACGCGCCGATCAACTGGGACGAACTGCTCGGCAGCTTCGACACGATCGCGGACGCCCTCGGCCCGGACGGCGGCGACGTCGGGTCCCTGATCGACCAGGCGGCGCAGGTCACCGACGGGCTGGGCGCGTCGGTGCACAGGGCGATCGAGCAGGTGGGTTCGGCGACGTCGCTCATCGGGGCGCGCGCCGATCAGATCGGCGCGCTCGTCGACGACCTCGACCGCATCGCCGACGCGCTCGGCGCCAGGCAGGGCCGGATCGCCGACACCGTCCGCTCGCTCGCGGCGCTGGGCGACGAGATGCAGCGGCAGGATCTCGACGTGGGCACACCCGTGACGCAGTTGAACAGCCTGTTCGACAGGGTCGGCGCGCTGCTCGAGTCCCGGTCCGACGACGTGGCAGGGGCCATCGCCGACGCCCGCGCGGTCACCGGGCTCCTCGCGTCCAAGCCGGCGAACCTCGCGGAGTTCCTCGACCTGACCCCGCTGGCCCTGCAGAACATCGACCGCGCGATCGGCCCCGACGAGCGTGCCCGGCTGCGCCTCGACGTCTCCTCGAGCGGCGACCAGTTCGCGGTGACGCGGCGGCTCTGCGACGAGCACCCGGGCCCGCTGTGCTTCGCGCCGGGGCTCACCAATCCCGTGCCCATCCCGCTGAGCCGGTCGGACCCGTTCGGCCCGCTGGTGGAGCGATTCGGTGAGGAGGGTCGATGA
- a CDS encoding MCE family protein: MTRRPHNRRRGVLAAVAATVAAGMSTAACGPGLQDLPVGHEAEGDSYGVTAVFDHADRVMPGAPVRIGQLTVGRVHDLSTDGRAADVRLSLRSDVDIPADASAVIEVPSALGSPFVRIEPDGGAGDGPERGGERMLADGDTIPLARTRVGPELETSLATLGLLLNGSGLDQLQTVMAELDAAYGGRGGQVRGLIDDANTLLGDVDAQREGLDRTLAAMDSLTGTLAGHQDDIDRALVQAAPMATLLAAQGDRIADLVDSGADLAAHADALLSTSSVRIGAEIDQVSRILEALSGFNATDTDTLRSADEFIASFTSVIRGDYLLFDGALDIPRSLFELWAGERLPAASQPPPAAGGPR; this comes from the coding sequence ATGACACGTCGCCCGCACAACCGGCGCCGCGGCGTACTCGCCGCGGTCGCCGCCACCGTCGCCGCGGGGATGTCGACCGCGGCGTGCGGTCCTGGGCTGCAGGACCTGCCCGTCGGTCACGAGGCGGAGGGCGACTCCTACGGCGTGACGGCCGTCTTCGACCATGCCGATCGGGTGATGCCGGGTGCGCCGGTGCGCATCGGCCAGCTGACGGTGGGCCGGGTCCACGACCTGTCCACCGACGGCCGCGCCGCCGACGTGCGGCTGAGCCTGCGCAGCGACGTCGACATCCCGGCGGACGCCTCCGCCGTCATCGAGGTGCCGTCCGCGTTGGGCAGCCCGTTCGTGCGGATCGAGCCGGACGGAGGCGCCGGGGACGGCCCGGAACGAGGCGGTGAGCGCATGCTCGCGGACGGCGACACGATCCCGCTCGCGCGGACGCGGGTGGGGCCCGAGCTGGAGACCAGCCTCGCCACTCTCGGACTTCTGCTCAACGGCAGCGGGCTCGACCAGCTGCAGACGGTGATGGCCGAGCTCGACGCCGCATACGGCGGACGCGGCGGGCAGGTCCGCGGCCTGATCGACGACGCGAACACGCTGCTCGGCGACGTCGATGCACAGCGTGAGGGCCTCGACCGGACGCTTGCGGCGATGGACTCGCTGACCGGCACGCTGGCCGGGCACCAAGACGATATCGACCGAGCGCTCGTGCAGGCTGCACCGATGGCGACGCTGCTCGCCGCGCAGGGTGACCGGATAGCGGATCTCGTCGACTCCGGCGCGGACCTCGCTGCGCACGCCGACGCGCTGTTGTCGACGTCCTCGGTGCGGATCGGCGCGGAGATCGACCAGGTGTCCCGGATCCTGGAGGCGCTGAGCGGGTTCAACGCCACCGATACGGACACGCTGCGCAGTGCCGACGAGTTCATCGCGAGCTTCACGTCGGTGATCCGGGGCGACTACCTGCTGTTCGACGGCGCACTGGACATCCCCCGGTCGCTGTTCGAACTGTGGGCGGGGGAGCGGCTGCCCGCGGCATCGCAGCCGCCGCCGGCGGCGGGAGGCCCGCGATGA
- a CDS encoding MCE family protein — protein sequence MSRRVVVQLVLFVVIGLTATVFGVRYVAGPQSFGGAISVTITADGAFGVGPGASVTYRGVPVGRVTSVTIGDGAPAGGGAVAGTAVAIAADLDPDVRIPVSATARVVGASALGIRSVDLAADTAEGPFLRDGDAVTAPAEQQPQQLGALLADASGLLGTLDPDSLHSLGATMSTAFEGTGPVLRRMIDDTDRITAALDAHAATVAGLVEGGLPVVDALADAGGGFPDAVAAARRITRQLVEHQGTLTHLLSDAPAPMQKVGYLLTGSRSDITGLVAAGDTISAILGDRDAALSAGLTAFPRTLDQLTSVLHDGRAEFVLVATQGPVCYYDTPRRAVGDTSARDANPDLYCPPGEDLEQRGSRNAPRPDDLGLRNATRPGTPVGPPMAEDPWLIPTGRDLLRQLTAGGG from the coding sequence ATGAGCCGCCGGGTCGTCGTCCAGCTGGTCCTGTTCGTGGTGATCGGGCTGACCGCCACGGTGTTCGGCGTGCGGTACGTCGCGGGCCCGCAGAGCTTCGGCGGCGCGATCAGCGTGACGATCACAGCGGACGGCGCCTTCGGGGTGGGGCCCGGCGCGTCCGTCACTTACCGGGGCGTGCCGGTCGGCCGAGTGACATCGGTGACGATCGGCGACGGGGCTCCGGCCGGCGGCGGGGCCGTGGCCGGGACAGCGGTGGCGATCGCGGCGGATCTGGACCCCGACGTCCGGATCCCGGTGTCCGCCACGGCGCGCGTGGTGGGGGCGAGCGCGCTCGGGATCCGATCGGTGGACCTCGCCGCCGATACGGCGGAGGGGCCCTTCCTGCGCGACGGTGACGCGGTGACCGCGCCGGCGGAGCAACAGCCGCAGCAACTCGGCGCGCTGCTGGCCGACGCCTCCGGCCTGCTGGGCACTCTCGACCCCGATTCGTTGCACAGCCTGGGGGCGACGATGAGCACGGCATTCGAGGGCACCGGGCCGGTGCTGCGCAGGATGATCGACGACACCGATCGGATCACGGCCGCGCTCGACGCGCATGCCGCGACGGTCGCCGGCCTCGTGGAGGGCGGGTTGCCGGTCGTCGACGCGCTGGCGGACGCGGGCGGCGGGTTCCCCGACGCGGTGGCGGCCGCCCGCCGCATCACCCGTCAGCTCGTCGAGCACCAGGGCACGTTGACGCACCTGCTGTCGGACGCGCCGGCCCCGATGCAGAAGGTGGGCTACCTGCTGACGGGCTCGCGGTCGGACATCACGGGCCTGGTGGCCGCGGGCGACACGATCAGTGCGATCCTCGGCGACCGGGATGCCGCGCTGAGCGCGGGACTGACGGCGTTCCCCCGGACCCTCGATCAGTTGACGTCCGTCCTGCACGACGGGCGTGCCGAATTCGTCCTCGTCGCCACACAGGGGCCGGTGTGCTACTACGACACGCCCCGGCGGGCGGTCGGCGACACGTCTGCCAGGGACGCGAATCCGGACCTGTACTGCCCGCCCGGCGAGGACCTGGAGCAGCGTGGATCACGCAACGCTCCGCGGCCCGACGACCTGGGGCTGCGGAACGCGACGCGTCCGGGAACCCCCGTGGGGCCGCCGATGGCCGAGGATCCGTGGCTGATCCCCACGGGCCGGGACCTGCTGCGGCAGCTCACCGCCGGAGGCGGGTGA
- a CDS encoding hotdog fold domain-containing protein, translating to MNAIPADRTPPASAAPAADGPAPVSPTYALRKRLPAGRLGDALFSIGLCARVPYFATVLPTVKVMEPGRCEVTAPKWWGIHNHLGTFHAIAACNLAEMAMGMLCEATVPATHRWIPKAMEVEYLAKATTGLRAIAELETDAAGGGADQGSDAVPDFDAITEGTEMAVPVRILDRSGTLVVRARITTWVTPR from the coding sequence ATGAACGCGATCCCCGCCGACCGGACCCCGCCCGCGTCCGCCGCACCCGCCGCAGACGGGCCGGCCCCGGTCAGCCCCACCTACGCGCTGCGCAAGCGGCTGCCCGCGGGCCGCCTGGGCGACGCGCTGTTCTCGATCGGCCTGTGCGCACGCGTGCCGTACTTCGCCACAGTGCTGCCGACGGTGAAGGTCATGGAGCCGGGCCGGTGCGAGGTGACCGCGCCCAAGTGGTGGGGCATCCACAACCACCTGGGCACCTTCCACGCCATCGCCGCCTGCAACCTGGCGGAAATGGCGATGGGCATGCTGTGCGAGGCGACGGTGCCCGCTACGCACCGGTGGATCCCGAAGGCGATGGAGGTCGAGTACCTCGCCAAGGCGACGACGGGCCTGCGGGCTATCGCCGAGCTGGAAACCGATGCAGCGGGCGGCGGCGCCGACCAGGGATCCGACGCCGTCCCCGACTTCGACGCGATCACGGAGGGCACGGAGATGGCGGTGCCGGTCCGCATCCTCGACCGCAGCGGCACGCTCGTCGTGCGGGCACGAATCACCACCTGGGTCACCCCGCGCTAG
- the rpsJ gene encoding 30S ribosomal protein S10, with translation MAGQKIRIRLKAYDHEAIDASARKIVETVTRTGARVVGPVPLPTEKNVYCVIRSPHKYKDSREHFEMRTHKRLIDILDPTPKTVDALMRIDLPASVDVNIQ, from the coding sequence GTGGCGGGACAAAAGATCCGCATCAGGCTCAAGGCCTATGACCATGAGGCGATTGACGCGTCTGCGCGCAAGATCGTCGAGACGGTTACCCGCACCGGCGCCCGCGTCGTCGGTCCGGTGCCGTTGCCCACCGAGAAGAACGTCTACTGCGTCATCCGTTCGCCGCACAAGTACAAGGATTCGCGCGAGCACTTCGAGATGCGTACCCACAAGCGCCTCATCGACATCCTCGACCCGACGCCCAAGACCGTCGACGCGCTCATGCGCATCGACCTGCCTGCCAGCGTCGACGTCAACATTCAGTGA
- the rplC gene encoding 50S ribosomal protein L3, with protein MTDTEIKGILGNKLGMTQVFDENNRVVPVTVVKAGPCVVTQVRTEERDGYSAVQLAFGAIDPRKVNKPVAGHYAKAGVTPRRHIVELRVPDASQYEVGQELTAEAFADGTMVDVTGTSRGKGFAGTMKRHGFAGQGASHGTQAVHRRPGSIGGCATPGRVFKGMRMAGRMGSDRVTTQNLTVHKVDTEAGLLLIKGAIPGRKGGLVIVKTAVKGGAQA; from the coding sequence ATGACTGATACCGAGATCAAAGGCATCCTGGGCAACAAGCTCGGCATGACGCAGGTCTTCGACGAGAACAACCGGGTCGTCCCGGTGACCGTCGTCAAGGCCGGTCCGTGCGTTGTCACCCAGGTGCGCACCGAGGAGCGCGACGGCTACAGCGCCGTCCAGCTGGCTTTCGGCGCCATCGACCCGCGCAAGGTGAACAAGCCCGTCGCGGGCCACTACGCCAAGGCCGGGGTCACCCCGCGCCGCCACATCGTCGAGCTGCGGGTGCCGGACGCCTCCCAGTACGAGGTGGGCCAGGAGCTCACCGCCGAAGCATTCGCGGACGGCACGATGGTCGACGTCACCGGCACCAGCCGCGGCAAGGGCTTCGCCGGCACGATGAAGCGTCACGGCTTCGCCGGCCAGGGCGCCAGCCACGGCACACAGGCCGTCCACCGCCGCCCGGGCTCGATCGGCGGCTGCGCCACGCCGGGCCGCGTGTTCAAGGGCATGCGCATGGCCGGCCGCATGGGCAGCGACCGCGTGACCACGCAGAACCTGACCGTCCACAAGGTCGACACCGAGGCCGGTCTGCTGTTGATCAAGGGTGCGATCCCGGGCCGCAAAGGCGGCCTCGTGATCGTCAAGACCGCAGTGAAGGGTGGTGCGCAGGCATGA
- the rplD gene encoding 50S ribosomal protein L4 has protein sequence MSAENTVNLTLDVHVPAGGTDGSVELPADIFDVEPNIPLMHQVVTAQLAAARQGTHKVKTRGEVRGGGRKPYRQKGTGRARQGSIRAPQFTGGGTVHGPQPRDYSQRTPKKMKAAALRGALTDRLRSDRIHLVSELVEGQVPSTKKALGFLGRLSDRSKFLVVVPREDVVTWQSVRNIEGAHLIAPDQLNTHDVLRSDDVVFSVAALESFVSARSTAAKEVSA, from the coding sequence ATGAGCGCCGAGAACACCGTCAATCTCACCCTCGACGTCCACGTCCCGGCCGGCGGAACCGACGGTTCCGTGGAGCTGCCGGCCGACATCTTCGACGTCGAGCCGAACATCCCGCTGATGCACCAGGTCGTCACCGCCCAGCTCGCGGCGGCACGCCAGGGCACGCACAAGGTGAAGACGCGCGGCGAGGTCCGTGGCGGCGGCCGCAAGCCGTACCGCCAGAAGGGCACCGGCCGCGCACGCCAGGGCTCGATCCGCGCACCCCAGTTCACCGGCGGTGGCACCGTGCACGGGCCGCAGCCGCGCGACTACTCGCAGCGGACCCCCAAGAAGATGAAGGCCGCCGCGCTGCGTGGCGCGCTGACCGACCGGCTGCGCAGCGACCGCATCCACCTGGTCTCCGAGCTGGTGGAGGGCCAGGTGCCGTCCACCAAGAAGGCGCTCGGCTTCCTCGGCCGCCTCAGCGACCGCTCGAAGTTCCTCGTGGTGGTTCCGCGTGAGGACGTCGTGACGTGGCAGAGCGTCCGCAACATCGAGGGCGCGCACCTGATCGCACCGGATCAGCTCAACACCCACGACGTTCTGCGCAGCGACGACGTCGTCTTTTCCGTTGCGGCGCTCGAGAGCTTCGTGTCCGCCCGCAGCACGGCAGCGAAGGAGGTCTCGGCATGA
- the rplW gene encoding 50S ribosomal protein L23 → MSIAEIKSDPRDILVAPVVSEKSYGLMEDNVYTFLVRPDANKTQIKIAVEKVFGVTVTSVNTANRQGKRKRSRLGYGRRKSTKRAFVTLSDDSKPIEIFGGPVG, encoded by the coding sequence ATGAGCATCGCGGAGATCAAGTCCGACCCGCGAGACATCCTGGTCGCACCGGTGGTCTCGGAGAAGTCGTACGGGCTCATGGAGGACAACGTCTACACCTTCCTGGTGCGCCCGGACGCCAACAAGACGCAGATCAAGATCGCCGTGGAGAAGGTCTTCGGGGTCACGGTCACGTCGGTGAACACCGCCAACCGTCAGGGCAAGCGCAAGCGGTCACGCCTCGGCTACGGCCGGCGCAAGAGCACGAAGCGCGCCTTCGTGACGCTGTCCGACGACAGCAAGCCCATCGAGATCTTCGGAGGGCCGGTCGGCTGA
- the rplB gene encoding 50S ribosomal protein L2 — translation MAIRKYKPTTPGRRGSSVAVFSEITRSTPEKSLVRPLHSKGGRNAHGRITTRHQGGGHKRAYRVIDFRRHDKDGVPAKVAHIEYDPNRTSRIALLHYYDGEKRYIIAPKGLGQGDVVEAGPNADIKTGNNLPLRNIPAGTVIHAVELRPGGGAKMARSAGASIQLLGKEGNHASLRMPSGEIRRVDVRCRATVGEVGNSEQSNINWGKAGRMRWKGKRPSVRGVVMNPVDHPHGGGEGKTSGGRHPVSPWGRPEGRTRRPKKASDAMIVRRRRTGKNKR, via the coding sequence ATGGCAATCCGTAAGTACAAGCCGACGACACCGGGCCGCCGCGGCTCGAGCGTCGCCGTTTTCTCCGAGATCACGCGCTCGACGCCGGAGAAGTCGCTGGTGCGTCCCCTGCACAGCAAGGGGGGACGCAACGCGCACGGCCGGATCACGACCCGGCACCAGGGCGGCGGGCACAAGCGCGCCTACCGGGTGATCGACTTCCGCCGGCACGACAAGGACGGCGTGCCGGCCAAGGTCGCGCACATCGAGTACGACCCCAACCGCACCTCGCGGATCGCGCTGCTGCACTACTACGACGGCGAGAAGCGCTACATCATCGCGCCCAAGGGCCTCGGGCAGGGCGACGTGGTGGAGGCGGGACCGAACGCCGACATCAAGACCGGCAACAACCTGCCGCTGCGCAACATCCCCGCGGGCACGGTGATCCATGCGGTGGAGCTGCGTCCCGGCGGCGGCGCCAAGATGGCCCGCTCGGCGGGCGCCAGCATCCAGTTGCTGGGCAAGGAGGGCAACCACGCGAGCCTGCGTATGCCCTCCGGCGAGATCCGCCGCGTCGACGTGCGCTGCCGCGCCACCGTCGGCGAGGTCGGAAACTCCGAGCAGTCCAACATCAACTGGGGCAAGGCCGGCCGCATGCGGTGGAAGGGCAAGCGCCCCTCCGTCCGCGGCGTCGTGATGAACCCCGTCGACCACCCGCACGGCGGTGGCGAGGGCAAGACCTCGGGCGGCCGCCATCCGGTCAGCCCGTGGGGCCGGCCCGAGGGCAGGACCCGCCGACCCAAGAAGGCCAGCGACGCGATGATCGTCCGTCGTCGCCGTACCGGCAAGAACAAGCGCTAG
- the rpsS gene encoding 30S ribosomal protein S19, whose product MPRSLKKGPFVDDHLLAKVDAQNEKGTKQVIKTWSRRSTVIPDFIGHTFAVHDGRKHVPVFVSENMVGHKLGEFAPTRTFKGHIKDDRKSKRR is encoded by the coding sequence ATGCCACGCAGCCTCAAGAAAGGCCCGTTCGTCGACGACCACCTCCTGGCGAAGGTGGACGCGCAGAACGAGAAGGGGACCAAGCAGGTCATCAAGACCTGGTCCCGCCGCTCGACCGTGATCCCCGACTTCATCGGACACACGTTCGCGGTGCACGACGGCCGCAAGCACGTGCCGGTGTTCGTCTCGGAGAACATGGTCGGACACAAGCTCGGTGAGTTCGCGCCGACCAGGACGTTCAAGGGCCACATCAAGGACGACCGGAAGAGCAAGCGCCGATGA
- the rplV gene encoding 50S ribosomal protein L22 — protein sequence MSTQSETQAVAQTAKATARFVRVTPMKARRVVDLVRGRGVGDALDILRFAPQSASDPVAKVVASAAANAENNLDLDPSTLVVSAAYVDEGPTFKRYQPRAQGRAFRIRKRTSHITIEVQSVPGQGNGRGRRKGAQ from the coding sequence ATGAGCACACAGTCAGAGACACAGGCCGTCGCGCAGACGGCGAAGGCCACCGCGCGTTTCGTGCGGGTGACCCCGATGAAGGCCCGTCGCGTCGTGGACCTGGTCCGCGGCCGGGGCGTCGGCGACGCGCTCGACATCCTGCGGTTCGCGCCGCAGTCTGCGAGCGACCCCGTCGCCAAGGTCGTGGCGAGCGCCGCGGCGAATGCGGAGAACAACCTCGACCTCGACCCGAGCACGCTCGTCGTGTCCGCGGCCTACGTCGACGAGGGCCCCACCTTCAAGCGGTACCAGCCGCGTGCACAGGGCCGGGCGTTCCGCATCCGCAAGCGCACCAGCCACATCACCATCGAGGTCCAGTCGGTGCCCGGCCAGGGCAACGGCCGCGGCCGTCGGAAGGGAGCTCAGTAG
- the rpsC gene encoding 30S ribosomal protein S3 translates to MGQKINPHGFRLGITTDWKSRWYADKQYADYVKEDVAIRRLLSTGMERAGISKVEIERTRDRVRVDIHTARPGIVIGRRGSEADRIRGKLEKLTAKQVQLNILEVKNPEADAQLVAQGVAEQLSNRVAFRRAMRKAIQSAMRQPQVKGIRVQCSGRLGGAEMSRSEFYREGRVPLHTLRADIDYGFFEAKTTFGRIGVKVWIYKGDVVGGRREVAANAAAERGPRRERPARSRRPSTAGQGGGRAATATAQAEAPAAENQEG, encoded by the coding sequence GTGGGCCAGAAGATCAACCCGCACGGGTTCCGACTGGGAATCACCACCGACTGGAAGTCGCGGTGGTACGCGGACAAGCAGTACGCCGACTACGTCAAGGAAGACGTGGCCATCCGCCGGTTGCTCTCGACCGGCATGGAGCGCGCCGGCATCTCGAAGGTGGAGATCGAGCGCACCCGTGACCGCGTCCGCGTGGACATCCACACGGCGCGCCCGGGGATCGTCATCGGCCGCCGTGGCTCGGAGGCCGACCGCATCCGCGGAAAGCTCGAGAAGCTGACGGCCAAGCAGGTGCAGCTGAACATCCTCGAGGTCAAGAACCCCGAGGCCGACGCGCAGCTGGTCGCCCAGGGCGTGGCCGAGCAGTTGTCCAACCGCGTCGCGTTCCGGCGGGCCATGCGCAAGGCCATCCAGTCGGCCATGCGTCAGCCGCAGGTCAAGGGCATCCGGGTGCAGTGCTCCGGTCGCCTCGGCGGTGCGGAGATGTCCCGCTCGGAGTTCTACCGCGAGGGTCGCGTGCCGCTGCACACCCTGCGTGCAGACATCGACTACGGCTTCTTCGAGGCCAAGACGACCTTCGGCCGCATCGGCGTGAAGGTGTGGATCTACAAGGGCGACGTCGTCGGCGGCCGCCGCGAGGTGGCGGCCAACGCCGCAGCCGAGCGCGGTCCGCGTCGTGAGCGCCCGGCGCGTTCGCGTCGTCCGTCCACGGCCGGCCAGGGCGGGGGCCGTGCGGCCACCGCGACTGCGCAGGCCGAGGCGCCCGCCGCAGAGAATCAGGAGGGCTGA